One Legionella hackeliae DNA segment encodes these proteins:
- the erpA gene encoding iron-sulfur cluster insertion protein ErpA, whose translation MTAIDASSTSATSSGIFFSVSAADKVASLIAEEENPNLNLRVFVTGGGCSGFQYGFTFDENIQEDDTVIEQTCSNGESSVKLLVDSMSYQYLNSAEIDYVQNIQGEQFVIRNPNAKTTCGCGSSFSMDDDE comes from the coding sequence ATGACCGCAATCGACGCTTCTTCTACCTCTGCTACCTCTTCAGGTATTTTTTTCTCAGTGAGTGCCGCTGATAAAGTTGCCTCACTTATCGCTGAGGAAGAAAACCCGAATCTAAATTTACGTGTCTTTGTAACAGGCGGCGGCTGTTCCGGATTTCAATATGGTTTTACTTTTGATGAGAACATTCAAGAAGATGACACCGTCATTGAACAAACCTGTTCTAACGGTGAGTCTTCAGTAAAATTACTAGTCGATTCAATGAGCTATCAATATCTGAATTCCGCTGAAATAGATTATGTACAAAATATTCAAGGCGAACAATTTGTTATCCGCAATCCAAATGCTAAAACGACCTGTGGTTGCGGCTCTTCTTTTAGTATGGACGATGATGAGTAA
- the fabF gene encoding beta-ketoacyl-ACP synthase II: protein MTKRRVVITGMGMLTPVGLNVEQTWHNILAGKSGVGMVEDFDATDYPTKIWAKVKNFNVENYMPLKDARKMDVFTQYGLAAADEALADSGLVIDEQLSLRAGVAVGAGIGGIETITNNQDRLVAGGPRKVSPFFIPAGIINMVAGQISIKHKLKGPNISIVTACTTGTHNIGLAGRMIAYGDADVMVCGGAEMTTTPLCLAGFSAVRSLSKRNDEPEKASRPWDKDRDGFVMGEGAGILILEEYEHAKARGAKIYAELVGFGMSGDAYHITAPDEDADGATRAMEAAVKDANIDITDVDYINAHGTSTYLNDLNETKAVKRLFKDHAYELAISSTKSMTGHLLGAAGAVEAIFSILAIKDQVAPPTTNLDNPDEGCDLNYVPHTPQERRIIYALSNSLGFGGTNGSLIFKRV, encoded by the coding sequence TTGACTAAGCGGCGTGTTGTTATTACCGGTATGGGGATGCTTACTCCAGTCGGTTTAAATGTAGAGCAAACTTGGCATAATATTTTGGCAGGTAAAAGTGGTGTCGGAATGGTTGAAGATTTCGACGCAACTGATTATCCAACTAAAATTTGGGCTAAGGTTAAAAACTTTAACGTTGAAAACTATATGCCGCTTAAAGATGCTCGGAAGATGGATGTATTTACCCAATATGGGTTGGCTGCGGCAGATGAAGCGCTGGCCGATTCGGGGTTGGTTATTGATGAACAGCTCTCATTACGAGCTGGTGTTGCTGTTGGTGCTGGTATCGGTGGTATAGAGACTATCACCAACAACCAAGATAGATTAGTCGCTGGCGGTCCTCGTAAGGTTTCGCCGTTTTTTATTCCTGCAGGCATTATTAATATGGTAGCAGGACAGATTTCAATTAAACACAAATTAAAGGGTCCGAATATTTCGATAGTAACCGCGTGTACTACAGGAACTCATAATATTGGCTTAGCTGGTCGTATGATTGCTTATGGTGATGCTGATGTTATGGTATGTGGTGGTGCGGAAATGACGACAACCCCTTTATGTTTGGCAGGATTCTCAGCTGTTCGCTCCTTATCAAAGCGAAATGATGAACCTGAAAAAGCATCTCGCCCCTGGGATAAAGATCGTGACGGTTTTGTCATGGGTGAGGGTGCAGGGATACTGATTCTTGAAGAATATGAGCATGCCAAAGCACGTGGTGCCAAAATTTATGCCGAGCTAGTTGGTTTCGGTATGTCAGGGGATGCCTATCATATTACTGCTCCTGATGAAGATGCGGATGGCGCTACTCGTGCGATGGAAGCAGCTGTTAAAGATGCGAATATTGATATAACTGACGTTGATTATATTAATGCTCATGGTACTTCAACCTATTTGAATGATTTAAATGAAACAAAAGCTGTCAAACGCCTTTTCAAAGATCATGCGTATGAATTAGCTATTAGTTCGACAAAATCCATGACTGGGCATTTGTTAGGCGCTGCCGGTGCCGTGGAAGCTATTTTCTCTATTCTTGCAATTAAAGACCAAGTAGCACCACCTACAACTAATTTGGACAATCCTGACGAAGGTTGTGATTTAAATTATGTACCGCATACTCCCCAAGAAAGACGAATTATTTATGCCTTAAGCAATTCTCTTGGTTTTGGAGGCACTAACGGAAGTCTGATATTTAAACGGGTGTAA
- a CDS encoding L,D-transpeptidase codes for MSNGPYLTLASNTFIFNPRSLTWKAIQNGKLVRSGKASGGSKYCKDIGRSCRTPSGTYSIISKGSASCRSSRYPRPHGGAKMPYCMFFSKNYAIHGSYDVPNYNASHGCIRVRPGDALWLHRNFIRIGTKVVVQPY; via the coding sequence ATGTCCAACGGTCCTTATCTCACACTGGCGTCCAATACCTTTATTTTTAACCCGCGTTCACTAACCTGGAAAGCTATACAAAATGGCAAGCTAGTTCGAAGTGGGAAGGCTTCAGGTGGCAGCAAATATTGCAAAGACATAGGGCGCTCCTGTCGTACGCCGTCTGGCACTTATAGCATTATTAGTAAGGGAAGTGCTAGCTGTCGCTCAAGCCGCTATCCTAGACCTCACGGTGGCGCCAAAATGCCTTACTGTATGTTTTTCAGTAAAAATTATGCAATTCATGGTTCCTACGATGTGCCAAATTACAACGCAAGCCATGGATGTATCCGTGTAAGACCTGGTGATGCGCTTTGGTTGCATCGTAATTTTATTAGAATTGGAACGAAAGTAGTGGTACAACCTTACTAA
- a CDS encoding SDR family oxidoreductase, translating into MTKVIFITGGSRGIGRAIAHRFAQEGAKIVIAAKTDTPHPKLEGTIHSVAAEIEQLGGEALPLMVDVRDEEQIHQAIEKTVSTFGKLDILINNASAISLSDTISTPMKRYDLMQAVNTRATFACSQAAISHLKKSENPHILTLSPPLNMNSQWFAPHLAYTISKYGMSMCTLGLAEELKSDGIAANSLWPRTTIATAAIQMHFPEAIYKASRKPEIVADAAYWILTQSAKQITGQFFIDEEVLRNTGITDFSRYAIDPHVEPYQDLFV; encoded by the coding sequence ATGACAAAGGTTATATTTATAACAGGCGGCAGTCGAGGCATTGGACGAGCTATCGCCCATCGTTTTGCTCAGGAAGGCGCGAAGATTGTTATTGCTGCTAAAACAGATACACCGCATCCAAAATTGGAAGGAACTATACACAGCGTGGCTGCGGAAATTGAACAACTAGGCGGTGAGGCACTCCCTTTAATGGTTGATGTTCGTGATGAAGAGCAAATCCATCAAGCCATTGAAAAAACAGTATCAACCTTCGGTAAATTGGATATTTTGATAAATAATGCAAGTGCTATTAGTTTAAGTGATACTATTTCTACGCCCATGAAACGCTATGATTTGATGCAAGCTGTGAATACAAGAGCCACGTTCGCTTGTTCACAAGCGGCAATTTCGCACCTTAAAAAATCAGAAAATCCACACATCTTAACGTTGTCGCCTCCATTAAATATGAACAGTCAGTGGTTTGCACCCCATCTCGCTTATACTATCAGCAAATATGGGATGAGTATGTGTACCTTAGGACTGGCAGAAGAGTTAAAATCCGACGGTATTGCCGCTAACTCACTATGGCCAAGAACAACAATTGCAACTGCTGCAATCCAAATGCATTTCCCTGAAGCCATTTATAAAGCGAGTCGCAAGCCTGAAATAGTTGCGGATGCGGCCTATTGGATTTTAACGCAATCGGCAAAACAAATTACAGGTCAATTTTTTATCGATGAAGAAGTGCTAAGAAATACTGGCATTACAGATTTTTCACGGTATGCTATTGACCCACATGTTGAGCCTTATCAAGATCTATTTGTATGA
- the rnhA gene encoding ribonuclease HI, whose protein sequence is MTIEIFTDGACKGNPGVGGWGALLRYNGHEKTIYGAEAHTTNNRMELTAAIKALEALKKPCVVDLYTDSQYLRLGMTTWLAQWKKNGWRNSKREAVKNSDLWQQLDTLTTIHTIRWHWIKGHAGHPENERADALANQAIIELTTS, encoded by the coding sequence ATGACCATTGAAATTTTTACTGATGGTGCCTGTAAAGGTAATCCTGGTGTGGGTGGCTGGGGCGCATTATTACGTTACAATGGCCATGAAAAAACCATCTACGGTGCCGAAGCACATACCACCAATAATCGGATGGAATTAACTGCAGCAATAAAGGCCCTCGAAGCTTTAAAAAAGCCTTGCGTGGTTGACTTATACACTGACTCTCAATATCTGCGCCTGGGGATGACCACCTGGCTTGCACAGTGGAAAAAAAATGGTTGGCGTAACTCAAAGCGAGAGGCTGTAAAAAATTCTGATTTATGGCAACAGCTCGATACGTTAACAACGATTCATACCATTCGCTGGCATTGGATAAAGGGGCATGCAGGTCATCCAGAAAATGAGCGAGCGGATGCATTGGCAAATCAAGCAATTATAGAACTGACGACTTCTTAA
- the acpP gene encoding acyl carrier protein, translating to MSTVEERVRKIVIEQLGVKDEELKNDASFVDDLGADSLDTVELVMALEEEFETEIPDEKAEKITTIQEAIDYIESNLNKEEA from the coding sequence ATGAGTACAGTTGAAGAACGAGTTCGCAAGATTGTTATTGAGCAATTGGGCGTTAAAGATGAAGAGTTGAAGAATGACGCATCGTTTGTAGATGACTTAGGTGCTGACTCACTTGATACTGTTGAATTAGTGATGGCTCTCGAAGAAGAATTTGAAACAGAAATTCCTGATGAGAAAGCTGAGAAGATCACTACTATTCAAGAAGCAATCGACTACATCGAATCAAATCTTAACAAAGAAGAAGCTTGA
- a CDS encoding YceD family protein, whose protein sequence is MLVNLKTAVNKASPESVILELRERLPAHINSGCIVNCQFAVESQNNYFILTLKVNSDLIITCQRCLKEFIYHYVNETKLAVCHSDEMAEKLMDQYECVIAENNHIDLAELITDEFHLYTPELHPETNDCDTEINRFIGADDTIK, encoded by the coding sequence ATGTTAGTTAATTTAAAAACTGCGGTAAATAAAGCCTCACCTGAGTCGGTGATACTTGAGTTGCGTGAGAGATTGCCTGCACACATTAATTCAGGTTGTATAGTGAATTGTCAATTTGCAGTAGAAAGCCAAAATAATTATTTTATTTTAACGTTGAAGGTTAATTCTGATTTGATAATTACCTGCCAACGTTGCTTAAAAGAATTTATTTATCATTATGTTAATGAGACAAAACTGGCCGTCTGCCACTCTGATGAAATGGCTGAGAAGTTAATGGATCAATACGAATGTGTGATTGCAGAAAATAATCATATTGATTTAGCCGAATTGATCACGGATGAGTTCCATCTCTATACGCCGGAATTGCACCCCGAAACTAATGACTGTGACACAGAAATAAATCGTTTTATTGGTGCTGATGACACAATAAAATAG
- the fabD gene encoding ACP S-malonyltransferase gives MSNSAFVFPGQGSQSVGMLADFADSYPLVQDTFSLVSEAVGYDLWQLIQEGPESKLNQTENTQVAMLTADVAVFKALETQGITRAEIMAGHSLGEYAALVCSEAIDLADAAMLVAKRGQLMQEYVPLGQGSMAAIVGLTDEQVEMLCKQASNPDYQVTPANYNAIGQIVIAGHSNAVEKAVKIAEEMDARMAKIIPVSVPCHCSLLIDAAQAFEEYLARAKFRTPKVAVISNVDLSIYQSPEHIRVLLKEQLYRPVRWVETIQLMKNRGIERIVECGPGKVLSGLVKRIDKTITAISINDNATLNQAVSQLTEKSY, from the coding sequence ATGAGTAATTCTGCATTTGTATTTCCTGGTCAAGGTTCTCAATCTGTTGGCATGCTGGCTGATTTTGCGGACAGTTACCCTTTGGTTCAAGATACCTTCTCGCTTGTTTCAGAGGCGGTTGGTTACGACCTGTGGCAGTTAATACAAGAAGGTCCTGAGTCAAAACTAAATCAAACTGAGAATACCCAAGTTGCGATGCTAACTGCTGACGTGGCAGTGTTTAAAGCTTTGGAGACACAAGGAATTACACGAGCTGAAATCATGGCTGGTCATAGCTTGGGAGAATATGCAGCACTTGTTTGTTCTGAAGCAATTGATCTCGCAGATGCAGCAATGCTGGTCGCTAAACGAGGGCAATTAATGCAAGAGTATGTTCCTTTAGGCCAAGGCTCAATGGCTGCAATTGTAGGTTTAACCGATGAGCAGGTTGAAATGCTTTGCAAACAGGCGAGTAATCCTGATTATCAAGTCACTCCAGCAAATTATAATGCGATAGGGCAAATAGTGATTGCCGGGCATTCGAACGCTGTAGAAAAAGCTGTGAAGATTGCAGAAGAAATGGATGCTCGAATGGCAAAAATTATACCGGTTAGTGTTCCTTGCCATTGTTCATTACTTATCGATGCAGCCCAGGCTTTTGAAGAATATCTTGCTCGCGCAAAATTTAGAACGCCTAAAGTTGCTGTAATTTCAAATGTTGATTTAAGTATTTATCAATCCCCTGAACATATTAGAGTGTTGCTGAAAGAGCAACTCTACCGACCAGTGCGATGGGTTGAGACAATTCAATTAATGAAAAATCGTGGCATTGAACGTATCGTGGAATGCGGTCCTGGTAAAGTGCTTAGTGGTTTAGTCAAACGTATTGATAAAACCATAACGGCAATAAGCATTAATGATAATGCTACTCTTAATCAAGCGGTATCACAATTGACTGAAAAATCGTATTAA
- the mnmA gene encoding tRNA 2-thiouridine(34) synthase MnmA — MKAKVIVGMSGGVDSSVAAWLLREQGYQVEGLFMKNWEQDDNDSYCAAALDLADAQAVCNQLRIPLHSVNFSKEYWDRVFAHFLNEYQQGRTPNPDVLCNKEIKFNAFLNHALTLGADYIATGHYAKVRSNNGIGELLKAKDREKDQTYFLHAVEPKALAKTLFPIGDFNKTQIREFAKQLGLVTHNKKDSTGICFIGEKRFKTFLKEFILAKPGDIRSSTGELLGQHDGLMFYTLGQRQGLGIGGRQSASEEPWYVVDKEVATNTLVVAQGNNHPMLYSQGLICGPIHWLTDHSDKLPLTCYAKTRYRQLEQACVVSPASNNQHYVMFSAFQRAVTPGQYIVFYEKNQCLGGATIEQIIR, encoded by the coding sequence ATGAAAGCCAAAGTTATTGTCGGTATGTCAGGGGGAGTTGATTCCTCAGTTGCAGCCTGGTTATTACGTGAACAAGGTTACCAGGTTGAAGGTCTCTTCATGAAAAACTGGGAACAGGATGACAATGATAGTTATTGTGCCGCCGCTTTAGATTTGGCAGATGCTCAAGCTGTCTGTAATCAATTACGGATTCCGCTTCACAGCGTAAATTTTTCTAAAGAATATTGGGATAGAGTTTTTGCCCATTTTCTTAATGAATATCAGCAAGGAAGAACTCCCAATCCAGACGTGCTTTGTAATAAGGAAATCAAATTTAATGCTTTCTTAAATCATGCCCTAACTCTAGGCGCTGATTACATAGCTACCGGCCATTACGCCAAAGTTCGTTCAAACAATGGTATTGGTGAGTTGCTAAAAGCCAAGGACCGAGAAAAAGATCAAACGTATTTTCTTCACGCTGTTGAACCTAAAGCTCTTGCCAAAACACTTTTTCCAATAGGCGATTTTAATAAAACACAAATTCGGGAATTTGCGAAGCAATTAGGATTAGTTACCCATAACAAAAAAGATTCAACAGGCATATGCTTCATCGGTGAAAAACGTTTTAAAACATTTCTTAAAGAATTCATTCTGGCAAAGCCAGGCGATATTAGAAGTAGTACAGGCGAACTGTTAGGTCAACACGATGGATTAATGTTTTATACTCTTGGCCAAAGGCAAGGACTTGGCATTGGTGGTCGACAATCTGCGAGCGAAGAGCCCTGGTATGTCGTTGATAAAGAGGTAGCAACGAATACCTTAGTTGTTGCTCAAGGCAATAATCACCCTATGCTTTACTCGCAAGGTTTGATCTGTGGTCCTATTCATTGGCTAACAGATCATAGTGATAAGTTACCATTAACCTGTTATGCAAAAACTCGTTATCGCCAATTAGAGCAGGCGTGCGTTGTCTCACCTGCCAGTAATAATCAACATTATGTTATGTTTTCTGCATTTCAACGCGCAGTAACACCTGGACAATACATTGTATTTTATGAGAAAAATCAATGTTTAGGCGGCGCGACAATAGAACAAATTATCCGATAA
- a CDS encoding beta-ketoacyl-ACP synthase III — translation MRNAVINGTGSYLPERSITNHELEASLDTSDEWIRSRTGIGSRHVASPHETTSYMASQAAIKALDASDISADDIDLILVATCTPNHFFPSMACHVQHALKITRPIPAFDVGAACSGFVYAMDIAKQYISSGTAKHVMVVGSESMSRALDWTDRSTCVLFGDGAGAVVLSASDKPGILASTLHAAHDVESLLSFPNYATLEQQAFIGMRGNEVFKIAVNIMGDIVDEILQACHLQKSDINWLIPHQANIRIIQGIAKKLNLPMSQVIVTIEKQGNTSAASIPLALDYSIKENRIKRGDLLLLESFGGGMTWGATVIRY, via the coding sequence ATGAGAAATGCCGTTATTAATGGAACAGGCAGTTATTTACCCGAGCGGTCTATCACTAATCATGAATTAGAAGCTAGTTTGGATACAAGCGATGAGTGGATTCGCTCAAGAACAGGCATCGGTAGTCGACATGTGGCCTCACCCCATGAAACAACATCCTACATGGCATCTCAAGCTGCAATTAAAGCTTTGGATGCTTCAGATATCAGTGCAGACGACATTGATTTAATTTTGGTTGCCACGTGCACGCCTAATCATTTTTTCCCTAGCATGGCTTGCCATGTACAACACGCGTTAAAAATAACTCGACCTATTCCTGCTTTTGATGTAGGTGCAGCTTGCAGTGGATTTGTCTATGCTATGGACATTGCCAAACAATATATAAGTTCAGGCACAGCAAAACATGTGATGGTTGTTGGTAGTGAAAGTATGTCTCGCGCACTGGATTGGACTGACCGGTCTACTTGTGTGCTATTTGGAGACGGAGCAGGCGCTGTGGTTTTAAGTGCTAGTGATAAGCCTGGTATTTTAGCCAGTACACTTCATGCAGCCCATGATGTAGAATCATTATTATCTTTCCCTAATTATGCAACACTCGAGCAGCAAGCATTCATTGGTATGCGCGGCAATGAGGTTTTCAAGATTGCAGTGAATATAATGGGTGATATTGTCGATGAGATTTTACAAGCCTGCCATTTGCAGAAATCAGACATTAATTGGTTGATTCCTCATCAAGCAAACATTCGTATTATCCAAGGTATCGCTAAAAAATTAAACTTGCCTATGTCGCAAGTCATCGTAACAATCGAAAAGCAAGGCAATACTTCGGCAGCATCTATTCCCCTTGCTCTGGATTATTCAATTAAAGAAAACCGCATTAAACGAGGTGATTTACTTCTACTGGAGTCTTTTGGTGGAGGAATGACCTGGGGTGCTACGGTTATACGCTACTAA
- the dnaQ gene encoding DNA polymerase III subunit epsilon translates to MRQVVLDTETTGIGHELGHRIIEIGCVELIDRKLTGNHFHVYLNPERSVDEGAFRVHGISNEFLQDKPLFKNVVDDFIQFIQGSELIIHNAVFDVGFLNAELKLLNWPAIINDYCAVCDTLILAREKHPGQRNSLDALCKRYEIDNSNRTLHGALLDAEILASVYLAMTGGQGTLFGKEEELVVTANQSTVANLEVLASRSPVILASDEECQKHEEFITFLAKKSGINLWSMDEENV, encoded by the coding sequence ATGCGCCAGGTTGTTTTAGATACTGAAACCACAGGTATTGGTCATGAATTAGGGCATCGCATCATTGAAATAGGATGTGTTGAATTAATTGACCGAAAATTGACTGGAAATCATTTCCATGTCTACCTCAATCCTGAACGTAGCGTTGATGAAGGTGCTTTTCGAGTTCACGGCATTAGTAACGAATTTTTACAAGACAAGCCTTTGTTCAAAAATGTTGTCGATGACTTCATACAGTTTATTCAAGGTTCCGAGCTTATTATCCATAACGCAGTTTTTGATGTGGGTTTTCTTAATGCGGAATTAAAACTATTGAATTGGCCCGCTATAATAAATGATTACTGTGCTGTTTGTGACACGTTAATTCTTGCTCGAGAAAAACATCCAGGTCAAAGGAATAGTCTGGATGCGCTCTGTAAACGTTATGAAATAGATAACTCTAACCGCACTTTGCATGGCGCTTTATTGGATGCTGAAATCCTGGCGTCTGTTTATCTGGCAATGACAGGTGGCCAGGGAACGCTCTTTGGCAAAGAAGAGGAGTTAGTGGTCACTGCCAATCAAAGTACGGTGGCTAATCTTGAAGTTTTGGCAAGTCGTTCACCAGTTATTTTGGCTTCTGATGAGGAGTGTCAAAAGCATGAGGAGTTTATTACTTTTCTCGCTAAAAAATCAGGAATTAATTTATGGAGCATGGATGAGGAAAATGTTTAA
- the fabG gene encoding 3-oxoacyl-ACP reductase FabG, with product MVNLQGKVVLVTGASRGIGKAIALNLAKKGAYVIGTATTASGAENITNSFVQENLSGEGRILNVTDKEDIDNLMTQLSDEEKLPSILVNNAGITCDNLLLRMDDDEWDKVINTNLSAIFRLSKACLKPMFRARWGRIISIGSVVGASGNSGQSNYTAAKAGIVGFSKSLAQEIASRNITVNVVAPGFIDTDMTSALPDMVKDEMLKRIPMKRLGKADDVAEAVAFLASDSANYITGVTIHVNGGMYMD from the coding sequence ATGGTAAATTTACAAGGTAAGGTTGTGCTGGTTACCGGCGCAAGTAGAGGAATTGGTAAAGCAATTGCCTTAAATTTAGCAAAGAAGGGTGCCTATGTAATAGGTACGGCTACCACCGCTTCTGGGGCAGAAAATATCACAAATTCATTTGTGCAAGAAAATTTGTCCGGAGAAGGTCGAATTCTCAATGTAACCGACAAAGAAGATATCGATAATTTAATGACCCAGTTATCTGATGAAGAAAAACTTCCGTCTATTTTAGTTAACAATGCAGGTATTACTTGTGATAATTTATTGTTAAGAATGGATGATGATGAGTGGGATAAAGTAATAAACACCAATTTAAGTGCTATATTTCGATTAAGTAAGGCTTGTCTTAAGCCAATGTTTCGGGCACGATGGGGTCGTATTATAAGTATTGGTTCTGTAGTAGGTGCTAGTGGTAATTCTGGTCAATCTAACTACACAGCAGCAAAAGCAGGCATTGTCGGTTTTTCTAAGTCACTGGCTCAGGAAATTGCTAGCCGCAATATTACTGTGAATGTAGTAGCTCCAGGTTTCATTGATACCGATATGACAAGTGCTTTACCCGATATGGTTAAAGATGAGATGCTTAAACGCATCCCAATGAAACGTTTGGGTAAAGCTGATGATGTTGCTGAAGCAGTTGCTTTCTTAGCTTCTGATAGTGCAAATTATATTACTGGTGTAACCATTCATGTGAATGGTGGCATGTATATGGATTAA
- the rpmF gene encoding 50S ribosomal protein L32, giving the protein MAVQQNKKSRSRRDMRRSHDALTKPTLSVDSTTGETHRRHHITPDGYYRGRKVLDTDNAYEQE; this is encoded by the coding sequence ATGGCTGTACAACAGAATAAGAAATCACGTTCACGTCGTGATATGCGTCGTTCTCACGATGCTTTAACAAAGCCCACATTATCTGTGGACTCTACTACTGGTGAAACTCATCGCCGTCACCACATTACACCTGATGGGTATTACCGTGGTAGAAAAGTTTTAGATACCGATAACGCTTACGAACAAGAGTAA
- the plsX gene encoding phosphate acyltransferase PlsX — protein sequence MKNITIAIDAMGGDHGLKVVIPACVLAARRNPDLKLLLVGDQNQVNTHLKKFGVANSNQFSVVHASEIVAMDELPSQAMRNKKDSSMRVAINLVKEGRAQACVSAGNTGALMATARFVLKTLPGIDRPAIIAELPTMQGKTRVIDLGANVDSCAEHLFQFAVMGSALIQAVDKKLKPKIALLNIGVEEIKGNDQVKRTAHMLAECSLMNYVGYVEGDQFYSGQVDLVVCDGFVGNVALKASEGLAKLMISVLKESFSQNIFTKFVGLMAKPALGHLKKRMDPARYNGASLLGLNGIVVKSHGGANELAFQYAIEEAMLEVKNNVVDLVRDQITDFINQGLLL from the coding sequence TTGAAAAATATCACCATTGCTATTGATGCGATGGGCGGGGATCACGGTTTGAAAGTTGTGATTCCCGCTTGTGTCCTTGCTGCTCGACGCAACCCTGATTTGAAGTTGTTGTTGGTTGGTGATCAAAATCAGGTAAATACGCATCTTAAAAAATTCGGTGTAGCTAATAGTAACCAATTTTCTGTGGTTCATGCCTCAGAAATTGTTGCTATGGATGAATTACCATCTCAAGCTATGCGTAATAAGAAAGATTCATCAATGCGGGTTGCCATTAATTTGGTTAAAGAAGGACGTGCTCAGGCTTGCGTAAGTGCAGGGAACACCGGTGCTTTAATGGCTACTGCACGCTTTGTTTTAAAAACGTTACCTGGTATTGATAGACCTGCAATTATTGCCGAATTACCTACAATGCAGGGTAAAACACGGGTTATTGACCTCGGTGCGAATGTTGATTCATGCGCAGAACACCTTTTTCAGTTTGCTGTAATGGGTTCCGCATTAATTCAAGCTGTAGATAAAAAGCTAAAACCAAAGATTGCTTTACTGAATATCGGTGTTGAAGAAATTAAGGGTAATGATCAAGTCAAACGGACTGCTCATATGTTGGCTGAATGTAGCTTGATGAATTACGTAGGTTATGTTGAAGGTGACCAATTCTATTCAGGCCAAGTTGACCTGGTAGTTTGCGATGGTTTCGTTGGTAATGTGGCCTTAAAGGCAAGTGAAGGGTTGGCAAAACTGATGATTTCGGTTCTGAAAGAATCGTTTTCACAAAATATATTTACCAAATTTGTAGGCTTAATGGCCAAGCCAGCATTAGGGCATTTAAAAAAGCGCATGGATCCTGCTCGCTATAATGGTGCAAGCTTACTGGGTTTAAATGGCATAGTCGTTAAAAGTCATGGTGGGGCCAATGAGTTGGCGTTCCAATATGCTATAGAAGAAGCCATGCTTGAAGTAAAAAATAATGTCGTCGATTTAGTTCGCGACCAAATTACTGACTTTATTAATCAAGGTTTGTTGCTATGA